One window of the Perca fluviatilis chromosome 5, GENO_Pfluv_1.0, whole genome shotgun sequence genome contains the following:
- the rbbp8l gene encoding RBBP8 N-terminal-like protein isoform X2: MECFNNVLLKLREIHEREVEGWQGKIQELSNKKGCDTKRMEELFTKNQQMKEQQRLLIENIKTLENRLRAGLCDRCTVTQEVAKRRQMEFEASQIQSLQHISLLAGEMTNMKKENKRLRDELRNLRAALEAHSDHSSNRSSTPDIKPTTPPDYSPSSGPDALLAMATSRASHQPAGGNVALKTEANQRTEESVHRQLRGMNGSQFESYKPLSWKTEHNVTHVVERRAQSAEELDQRSPIPPQALLKNYSFSTGGEVTHSRHVLHAPVPCRPQPTKSSPASVHWPFSESSDLVTAAASATSLVAQPSSKTNLLRFPNLIPTSQHTSSRSQVSGPPWNKQSTPQPPAKEPTVVFRLRNMSEQDVRDVECQTKTQEKKDIPPLKTERDSGEIREAFDGPLDLSDHGKSKSSQMPTDDSPLALQTGERVQSCPDKDGKANPHRPVPSPSPVVPPSCPSIPPVNQQEEESASDHNHKQVIKEQEQKEEANGKTDQSGNEKKVPVLTISLRPVVALETLNSALQKSLLSSGKSSSPAAETRSSSDEQDQDESVSGQENSQGCKRKRASVETETDRDSETDHIQQERKIRITLRTEGKSPG; encoded by the exons ATGGAGTGCTTCAACAACGTACTCCTCAAACTGCGGGAGATCCACGAGCGAGAAGTGGAGG GTTGGCAGGGGAAAATCCAAGAGCTGTCCAACAAAAAGGGCTG TGATACAAAGCGCATGGAGGAACTGTTCACCAAAAACCAGCAGATGAAAGAACAGCAGAGATTACTCATCGAGAACATCAAGACACTGGAAAACAG GCTGAGGGCGGGGCTGTGTGACAGATGTACGGTAACTCAGGAGGTAGCCAAGAGAAGACAGATGGAATTTGAAGCCTCGCAGATACAAAGCCTCCAGCACATCTCTCTACTGG CGGGGGAGATGACCAACATGAAAAAGGAGAACAAGAGACTTAGAGATGAGCTCAGGAATTTAAGAGCAGCACTCGA AGCTCACAGTGACCACTCCTCCAATAGGAGCAGCACCCCAGACATCAAACCAACCACCCCACCTGACTATTCACCCTCGTCTGGACCTGACGCCCTCCTCGCTATGGCAACGAGCAGGGCCAGTCACCAGCCAGCAGGGGGCAATGTTGCATTGAAAACTGAGGCCAACCAAAGAACTGAAG AAAGTGTACACAGACAATTGAGAGGGATGAACGGAAGCCAATTC GAATCATACAAGCCTCTTTCCTGGAAGACGGAACATAATGTAACCCATGTTGTGGAGAGAAG AGCTCAGAGTGCTGAGGAACTGGACCAGCGATCCCCTATCCCTCCTCAAGCTCTCCTTAAGAACTATTCTTTCTCAACCGGTGGAGAAGTGACCCACAGCAGACATGTGCTCCATGCTCCTGTCCCCTGCCGTCCTCAACCAACCAAGAGCAGCCCTGCTTCTGTCCATTGGCCCTTTTCTGAATCCTCTGACTTGGTTACTGCAGCTGCTTCAGCGACTAGTCTGGTGGCGCAACCTTCTTCCAAAACAAACCTGCTACGCTTTCCCAACCTGATCCCAACTAGCCAACATACCAGCTCTAGAAGTCAGGTTTCTGGGCCTCCCTGGAACAAGCAGAGTACCCCTCAACCCCCTGCCAAAGAGCCAACTGTGGTATTCAGGTTGAGAAATATGTCAGAGCAAGATGTCAGAGATGTAGAGTGTCAAACTAAGACCCAGGAGAAAAAAGATATCCCACCATTGAAGACCGAGAGGGACTCTGGAGAGATTAGAGAGGCGTTTGATGGGCCTCTGGACCTATCGGATCATGGAAAGTCCAAATCCAGCCAAATGCCAACAGATGATTCACCCTTAGCCTTACAAACTGGAGAGAGAGTACAGAGTTGCCCTGACAAGGATGGGAAGGCAAATCCACACAGACCGGTACCATCACCGTCTCCTGTCGTCCCTCCCTCATGCCCCTCTATCCCACCAGTCAATCAACAAGAGGAAGAGTCTGCCAGCGACCATAACCACAAG CAGGTAATCAAAGAGCAGGAGCAGAAAGAGGAGGCGAATGGGAAGACAGACCAAAGCGGGAACGAGAAGAAGGTGCCTGTCCTCACTATATCATTACGCCCAG TAGTGGCGCTGGAGACTCTGAATTCTGCTCTGCAGAAATCCTTACTGTCAAGTGGCAAG TCATCGTCGCCAGCAGCTGAGACGAGAAGCAGCTCAGATGAGCAGGACCAGGACGAGAGTGTGTCAGGACAAGAAAACAGCCAGGGCTGCAAGAGAAAGAGGGCGTCTGTGGAGACAGAAACCGACAGAGACTCGGAAACAGACC ACATCCAGCAAGAGAGGAAGATCAGGATCACTTTGAGAACTGAGGGGAAGAGCCCAGGCTAA
- the rbbp8l gene encoding RBBP8 N-terminal-like protein isoform X1, translated as MECFNNVLLKLREIHEREVEGWQGKIQELSNKKGCDTKRMEELFTKNQQMKEQQRLLIENIKTLENRLRAGLCDRCTVTQEVAKRRQMEFEASQIQSLQHISLLAGEMTNMKKENKRLRDELRNLRAALDRAHSDHSSNRSSTPDIKPTTPPDYSPSSGPDALLAMATSRASHQPAGGNVALKTEANQRTEESVHRQLRGMNGSQFESYKPLSWKTEHNVTHVVERRAQSAEELDQRSPIPPQALLKNYSFSTGGEVTHSRHVLHAPVPCRPQPTKSSPASVHWPFSESSDLVTAAASATSLVAQPSSKTNLLRFPNLIPTSQHTSSRSQVSGPPWNKQSTPQPPAKEPTVVFRLRNMSEQDVRDVECQTKTQEKKDIPPLKTERDSGEIREAFDGPLDLSDHGKSKSSQMPTDDSPLALQTGERVQSCPDKDGKANPHRPVPSPSPVVPPSCPSIPPVNQQEEESASDHNHKQVIKEQEQKEEANGKTDQSGNEKKVPVLTISLRPVVALETLNSALQKSLLSSGKSSSPAAETRSSSDEQDQDESVSGQENSQGCKRKRASVETETDRDSETDHIQQERKIRITLRTEGKSPG; from the exons ATGGAGTGCTTCAACAACGTACTCCTCAAACTGCGGGAGATCCACGAGCGAGAAGTGGAGG GTTGGCAGGGGAAAATCCAAGAGCTGTCCAACAAAAAGGGCTG TGATACAAAGCGCATGGAGGAACTGTTCACCAAAAACCAGCAGATGAAAGAACAGCAGAGATTACTCATCGAGAACATCAAGACACTGGAAAACAG GCTGAGGGCGGGGCTGTGTGACAGATGTACGGTAACTCAGGAGGTAGCCAAGAGAAGACAGATGGAATTTGAAGCCTCGCAGATACAAAGCCTCCAGCACATCTCTCTACTGG CGGGGGAGATGACCAACATGAAAAAGGAGAACAAGAGACTTAGAGATGAGCTCAGGAATTTAAGAGCAGCACTCGA CAGAGCTCACAGTGACCACTCCTCCAATAGGAGCAGCACCCCAGACATCAAACCAACCACCCCACCTGACTATTCACCCTCGTCTGGACCTGACGCCCTCCTCGCTATGGCAACGAGCAGGGCCAGTCACCAGCCAGCAGGGGGCAATGTTGCATTGAAAACTGAGGCCAACCAAAGAACTGAAG AAAGTGTACACAGACAATTGAGAGGGATGAACGGAAGCCAATTC GAATCATACAAGCCTCTTTCCTGGAAGACGGAACATAATGTAACCCATGTTGTGGAGAGAAG AGCTCAGAGTGCTGAGGAACTGGACCAGCGATCCCCTATCCCTCCTCAAGCTCTCCTTAAGAACTATTCTTTCTCAACCGGTGGAGAAGTGACCCACAGCAGACATGTGCTCCATGCTCCTGTCCCCTGCCGTCCTCAACCAACCAAGAGCAGCCCTGCTTCTGTCCATTGGCCCTTTTCTGAATCCTCTGACTTGGTTACTGCAGCTGCTTCAGCGACTAGTCTGGTGGCGCAACCTTCTTCCAAAACAAACCTGCTACGCTTTCCCAACCTGATCCCAACTAGCCAACATACCAGCTCTAGAAGTCAGGTTTCTGGGCCTCCCTGGAACAAGCAGAGTACCCCTCAACCCCCTGCCAAAGAGCCAACTGTGGTATTCAGGTTGAGAAATATGTCAGAGCAAGATGTCAGAGATGTAGAGTGTCAAACTAAGACCCAGGAGAAAAAAGATATCCCACCATTGAAGACCGAGAGGGACTCTGGAGAGATTAGAGAGGCGTTTGATGGGCCTCTGGACCTATCGGATCATGGAAAGTCCAAATCCAGCCAAATGCCAACAGATGATTCACCCTTAGCCTTACAAACTGGAGAGAGAGTACAGAGTTGCCCTGACAAGGATGGGAAGGCAAATCCACACAGACCGGTACCATCACCGTCTCCTGTCGTCCCTCCCTCATGCCCCTCTATCCCACCAGTCAATCAACAAGAGGAAGAGTCTGCCAGCGACCATAACCACAAG CAGGTAATCAAAGAGCAGGAGCAGAAAGAGGAGGCGAATGGGAAGACAGACCAAAGCGGGAACGAGAAGAAGGTGCCTGTCCTCACTATATCATTACGCCCAG TAGTGGCGCTGGAGACTCTGAATTCTGCTCTGCAGAAATCCTTACTGTCAAGTGGCAAG TCATCGTCGCCAGCAGCTGAGACGAGAAGCAGCTCAGATGAGCAGGACCAGGACGAGAGTGTGTCAGGACAAGAAAACAGCCAGGGCTGCAAGAGAAAGAGGGCGTCTGTGGAGACAGAAACCGACAGAGACTCGGAAACAGACC ACATCCAGCAAGAGAGGAAGATCAGGATCACTTTGAGAACTGAGGGGAAGAGCCCAGGCTAA